A single Paenibacillus sp. FSL R5-0517 DNA region contains:
- a CDS encoding ABC transporter substrate-binding protein, with translation MSKHHMNFRYKKWLLSAASLILLLLSACSNSSALESAASAGGEAGTDLKQVKLIEGWYAKGEDGGYFAALQQNFYKDKGIDMTIQPGGPEVSTMQLVAAGKAEFGISYADEILKAREQGIPVVGILAGFQSTPQVLMYHKGENIQDFADLNGKTVYIGTAVPYWEYIKSQYNLTDVKEMKYNGQLVNFINDPSSLNQGYITNEPYALSQQGVEVDYLKIADSGYANYADVLFTTEDYLKEHPDVVEAVVQASQKGWSYYLDNYEKVNPFIQTYNPDMTVEAMNYEAVQEKPFILNKDSEANGVGYMTKERWSTLQDQMIKGGGLTKSLDVTQAFTTEYLMKP, from the coding sequence ATGTCCAAACATCATATGAACTTTCGTTACAAGAAATGGCTGCTGTCGGCTGCTTCTTTGATCCTACTGCTTCTAAGCGCATGCTCCAATTCCTCCGCTCTAGAATCCGCCGCCTCGGCGGGAGGGGAAGCGGGAACAGATTTGAAACAGGTGAAACTGATCGAGGGCTGGTACGCCAAAGGGGAAGATGGAGGCTATTTTGCGGCATTGCAGCAGAACTTTTATAAGGACAAGGGCATAGACATGACGATTCAGCCAGGAGGCCCCGAGGTGTCAACCATGCAGCTTGTCGCTGCAGGCAAAGCTGAATTCGGTATCTCGTATGCGGATGAAATTCTGAAGGCGCGGGAACAGGGAATCCCTGTTGTCGGTATCCTTGCCGGTTTCCAAAGCACACCGCAGGTTCTGATGTACCACAAGGGGGAGAACATTCAGGATTTCGCAGACCTGAACGGCAAAACCGTATACATCGGTACAGCGGTGCCTTACTGGGAATATATCAAGAGCCAATACAATCTGACAGATGTAAAAGAAATGAAGTATAACGGGCAGCTGGTCAATTTTATCAATGATCCCAGTTCGCTCAATCAGGGTTACATCACGAATGAGCCTTACGCACTTTCTCAGCAGGGGGTTGAGGTGGACTATCTGAAAATCGCCGATTCCGGTTATGCGAACTATGCAGACGTTCTTTTTACGACGGAAGATTACCTTAAAGAGCACCCTGATGTTGTTGAAGCTGTGGTGCAGGCAAGTCAGAAAGGTTGGAGCTATTATCTGGACAACTATGAAAAGGTAAACCCGTTTATCCAAACCTACAATCCCGATATGACGGTAGAAGCAATGAATTATGAAGCAGTGCAGGAAAAACCCTTTATTCTTAACAAGGATTCCGAAGCAAATGGTGTTGGTTATATGACAAAGGAACGCTGGAGCACCTTGCAGGATCAGATGATCAAGGGCGGAGGATTAACGAAATCACTAGATGTTACCCAGGCGTTTACAACGGAGTATCTGATGAAGCCATAG
- a CDS encoding ABC transporter permease gives MEEMVANPAVETTPGIRASGKDNARSHHPAEESPIIGLLKKILPPIVVFVLFIGGWELIVRILGMPPYILPKPSDIAAAAAENSANLITSVSTTIVEALIGFTISVVLGISLAILLALSKTVEKSVYPYAIILQTIPVVAVAPIIVIWFGAGINAIVIISFLISFFPILSNTLIGLNSTDQNMKNLFYLYNASKLQTIWRLRFPAALPYIMAGLKISCSSSVVGAIVGEYIAGIGGGQGGLGYGITVAATRLQTPYLFACGLAASALGIAFFLIINMVSNKLLKSWHESAMK, from the coding sequence ATGGAAGAGATGGTAGCTAATCCAGCCGTTGAAACGACACCAGGTATCCGAGCTTCCGGGAAGGACAATGCCCGCAGCCATCATCCGGCAGAAGAGAGCCCAATCATTGGACTGCTGAAAAAAATTCTGCCGCCAATCGTCGTGTTTGTCCTGTTTATCGGTGGATGGGAATTAATCGTGCGGATACTCGGAATGCCCCCATATATCTTGCCCAAGCCATCCGATATTGCCGCAGCCGCTGCTGAGAACAGCGCGAATCTGATTACGTCGGTAAGCACAACCATTGTTGAGGCGTTGATCGGTTTTACGATCAGTGTCGTGCTCGGTATTTCATTGGCCATTCTACTGGCCCTGTCCAAAACGGTAGAAAAAAGCGTATATCCTTATGCTATTATCCTACAGACTATTCCGGTCGTTGCGGTAGCGCCAATTATAGTGATCTGGTTCGGAGCGGGAATAAATGCCATTGTGATCATTTCATTCTTAATCAGCTTTTTCCCGATTTTATCAAATACGCTGATCGGATTGAATTCAACGGATCAGAACATGAAGAATTTATTCTATTTGTATAATGCAAGCAAGCTACAAACCATTTGGAGGCTGAGATTTCCAGCGGCACTTCCATACATTATGGCAGGACTGAAAATTTCATGCTCCAGTTCGGTTGTCGGAGCGATCGTGGGTGAATACATTGCAGGCATTGGTGGCGGACAAGGCGGACTCGGTTACGGGATTACTGTTGCGGCAACCCGTCTGCAAACGCCTTATCTGTTCGCCTGCGGTTTAGCGGCATCTGCCCTAGGAATCGCATTTTTCCTGATCATCAACATGGTGTCGAACAAACTTTTGAAGTCCTGGCATGAATCAGCAATGAAATGA